The sequence CCATTCGTTTTAAAAAAGCTAAATTTAATAGAATGTCATCATTCGCACACACTAATTACATCATGAAAGCAAAGTCTACCCAAATCTCCGACCAGGAACAGGTAAGCCAGCATATCCAAAAACTGGAACCTGCCCTCGCGGTTATTATTGAAGTACTCCGGCAGATTATATTAAGTGCTGATAAGGAAGTCGGGGAAAGGATCAAATGGAATAACCCGAGTTTTTATTATACCGGGGAAATGAAACCCTTTGATCCAAAGGAATATAAACGGGATATCATTGTGATGAACCTCTTCAAAGGCAGGATCATGCTGGTTTTCCCTAGCGGCGCCAAAATAAGCGAAAAATCGGGGCTGCTGGAAGGAGATTATACAGACGGAAGGCGAACTATGGTCCTTAAAGACCTCGATGATGTGTTGGCCAAACAAAAACAATTGCAACATCTGATCAGGGCCTGGATTAAATTAGTGGACCAATAAATCAATGCTTAAATGAGTATCCGTAATATAATATTTGACTTCGGAGGTGTATTGGTAGACTGGAACCCGCGGCACCTGTATAAAAAAGTTTTTTCCGACGAAGCTGTCATGGAAGATTTCCTCGCCAATATCTGTACAGATGAATGGAACCTTGAACAAGACAGGGGCCGCCCCTTGGCAGAAGGCACAAAATTGCTCCAGCTTCAATTCCCGGAACACCACGATACAATCGGTCTATTCTATGGGCAATGGGAACAAATGTTAAAGGGCGCTATACAGGATAATGTGGACGTCCTGTTGGCCCTGAAAGAAAAGTATCCTGTATATGGACTGACCAACTGGTCGGCAGAAACCTTTCCCGTGGCCCTGGAAAGGTTCTCCTTTTTTGAAGTGTTTGATGGCATCGTAGTATCTGGCACAGAGAAAATGATCAAGCCGGACAAACAATTCTTTCAAGTTTTATTAGATCGGTACAAACTACAGGCAGAACATTCATTATTTATAGATGACAACGCTAAAAATATTAAAGCAGCAGAAGAGATGGGATTTACAACTATACATCTAAAAGAAGACACCAGGCTTCAGGAAGAAATTAAAAACTTAGGCCTGTAATTATCTACCTGACCAAATTCACCGTCCCTTTCATCACAGTATTATCCGCACTGCCAGGTTCCTTAAACCGGCAAAACCACAAGTAAATTCCATTATCGGCCAATTTTCCCAGGAACCTGCCATCCCAGCCAGCATTCCGGTCACGGCTTTCAAACACAACCTGGCCCCAGCGATTGTATACCGCTAAGGAGAACTCATCCAGTTGCTTTGCACTAATCAGGCGAAAGATATCATTCTTGCCATCATGGTTAGGGGAAAATGCTGAAGGGAAGTATATATCGCAGATTCCATCGCCCACCAAAATTTCATCAAAGCCGCTGCCGCAGCTATCCTTTACTTCTACCGAGTACAGTCCAGATTTCTGAACAACATAACCTGAGCTAACAGTTCCATCCTGCCATTTATATTGGTCAAACTGGCCGGGGAAAAGCCGTATTGTATCACCAACACATAAAGACCTGTCCGGGCCAAGTTCAGGCACGGGCTTAGGAAATACAACCAGGTGTATTGTCCTGATGCTATCGCATCCGTTTACTGCTACAAGGGTATCTGTAAATGATCCGGATGTTGAATACCCTGAAAAATCCTGGCCAATGCAAATCTTTGCATCGAGTTCAGTATAGGTTGTTTTTCCTACACTTAGATCAAGTGTAATGATGCTATCACAACCGGAAACCGCTTTTAATGTATCGGTATAATAGCCGCTTTCCGTAAAATTCCGGCCATGCCAGTTATAAGCATTGCAGGCTGTAACAGAAACAGTATCCATTGGGTTTACCACGGTTAAATTCAGGGTAATGATGCTGTCACATCCTGCGGCGTTTAGTAAGGTTTGGGTATATCTCCCAGAGGCAGTATACTGTTTACAATTCAACAAGAAAGAACTACACTCGGTAACAGTAATTGTTGAATAGGTATTCTGCTCACAGGGACTCATTTTATGTACAAAAATAGCAGAGTTACCAGCCGAAGTAAGGTCAACTACCGGTGATGCAGGATCGAAGTCAATAGTGTGGAGGAAGGTGCCTGTGGTTATAATATTCATGCCGCCATCAATACCCAGGGAAAGTCCATATGCATCCGCATTACCTTTACCGCCCCATTTTTCCGCCCATAGAAAATCACCGCCAGGATCCAGTTTAGCCACAAAAACATCGCGTAAACCACTTGCACGCAAGGGATGGATACGGGGACCCGGGTCAATATCTATTTCGCCTGAAAAATTGCCGGCAGCATAAACATTTCCCACAGGATCCAGGGTGATCGCCACATCCATTGAAAGACTGGTATCCCCCATTTGCCTTGCCCAAATAAATTCACCCTTCTTGTCTAGCTTGAAAATATAAATACTTTGGTGGGTGATGGAACTATTGCTCATATTATACTCACCCGGACCAGGGTCGAAATCTGCAGTACCGTTGAAATTGCCAGCGGTATAAACATTACCGCCATGGTCTACTGCGATGGAGCTACCATATACTCTTGAACTGGTCATTTTACCGGCCTGTTTTGCCCATACCAGGTTTCCATAGGTATCCAGCTTAACAATATAGCTGTTACCATAAGTCGTATTGGCACTCAAGATGGTTTTTTGTGGTCCGGGGTCGAAATCAATTTCCCCTACAAAAATGCCAGTGATATAAGAATTGCCATTTTCATCAACTGCAATTGAATTTCCTTTTGCCCCAAAGATCGTATTGCCAAAAAGTATGGGCTCCATTTGCCTTGCCCAGGCAAAATTTCCGGCAGCGTCCAGTTTACAGACCACAATTCTTTGTACGTCAACATTTGTGGAAAGCCGAAATAAATTTGGGCCCGGATCAAAATCTATATTGGTTCCTGCAAAGTCTCCCAGCAGGTAGATATTGTCCTGCGCATCAATAGTAATTGATTTACCAACTGCGCGATCACTGCCAATGCCACTGATTTGTTTTACCCAGATAAAATTCCCGCATCCATCCAGTTTTGAGATGAAAGCGTCATAACTTTTACTGGTTATCTTCATGTTGTATTTGCCCGGTCCCGGATCAAAATCGACCTCCGCACCCGGCAAGCCATTCGTACTGTATACTGTGCCCGTGGTATACACATTCCCTTTCGTATCAACAGCTATGGATAGCCCGCCTGTCACACAAGTCTTCCCGGTTATTTGTTTCACCCATAGCAGCTCACCCCCTGCGCTCAGTTTGGTAATGAACATATCCCCGCCAACAATTGTCCCGTTGTCAATTGGGGCGGTCAGGCTGAAGACACCCGGACCGGGATCAAAATCAACCGTTCCATTAAAAGTGCCGGTGACATACACATTACCCTGGACATCAACTACAGATGTTTTATCGGTTCCGGCCTGAAGGACTTTAAACTGGTCGGCCCATTTAAAATTTAGTGGCTGCGCATGCAAAGCAACTGTTCCGATTGCAAGGAATAATATAAACAACATCTTCTTCATGGGCAGTCTTGGCAGTTCCTGGTGTTATAACCTAAGTTAACCATTTTCTGCAGGCCATTAAACAGTTGTTGAAGGTCCAACCACGAAACCAGGTAAGGCAATTTATCCATCTGGTTGTAACTTCCTGAAATAATTATTCCTATGCAGGGCGTCCGTCAACTTCATATATGCCTTCTCCTTTTGTTTATATCCCCCGCCGGATTAATGGCCCAGGACAAGAAAAGGGCCCGGGACTACGGGATAAAAATTGGTGTAATGCAAACCGGGCCATTGAACAGCATTACCGATGTGGCAGGCGTGAAGGTTGGTCACACAACGTTGGTCAAAGCAGATTCTGTGCGTACAGGCGTGACAGTCATTGTTCCATATGAAGGCAATATCTTTCAGCAAAAAGTGCCGGCAGCAATATACGTTGGCAATGGATTTGGTAAACTGGCCGGAAGCACACAAGTGAATGAACTGGGCAATTTGGAAACGCCCATCGCCTTAACCAATACACTAAATGTTGCCACCGCCATGGAGGCTTTAATTGGTTATACCCTTGCACAGCCTGGCAACGAAAATGTAGCATCTGTGAACGCTGTTGTCGGCGAAACCAATGATGGTTACCTGAATGATATTCGTGGAAGGCATGTAACCAAAGCAGATGTCTTGCTGGCCCTGCAAAATGCAAAAGGCGGCAAGGTGCCGGAAGGTAATGCAGGTGCTGGCACCGGCACTGTTTGTTTTGGCTTCAAAGGGGGTATTGGAACGTCCTCCAGGAAGTTGCCTGTAAGCCTTGGAGGATATACCGTGGGGGTTTTGGTACAATCCAATTTTGGTGGTGCCCTGCAGGTTGATGGCGTTCCCGTTGGTGAAGAACTGGGCAAATTCAGTTTCAGTAACCAGCTCCTGAATAATGTGGATGGCTCCTGCATGATCATTGTAGCGACCGATGCGCCATTGGACCACAGGAACTTGTTGCGCCTGGCAAAGCGTGCTCTTTTGGGAATGGGCAAAACTGGCGGTATTGCATCTAACGGAAGTGGCGATTATGTGATCGCCTTTTCAACAAGCCCTGCTTTGCGGGTACCACACCAAAGCGATAAGCCCACACAGAATACGCCGGTTTTACAAAACGAAGAAACCTCCCCGCTATTTATGGCAGTCATTGAAGCAACGGAAGAAGCCATTATTAATTCATTGTTTACAGCCAGCAGTATGATTGGCAGGAATGGAAATGCCGTTGAAGCTTTGCCATTGGATAAAGTGCTGCCAATTATCAAAAAGTACAAGAATCCAAAACATGACAATTGAATTTACCACCCTAAAAAAGCCACTACCCGTCCATATCTGCGAAGCGTGGCGCCCTGAAAGAAAATGTCAATACATTAAAGTTTAATAACTTTCAGCTTTACTATGCAAGTTGCCGCTTCTGAAGAATTATCCCCATACATTAAACACTTTCTATTCCTGGAAGGCAAAGGCAGCCCCGTGAGTAAATTCCGGTTATTTTCAGACGGTACAACAGGCCTGGTTTTTTCGCAGAAAAGCAAACTTCGCTACAGTTCCGCAAAAAACGACCATTGGGATGATTTACCGCATTCATTTTTATATGGACAAATCACCAGTTTTAAAGAAATATGTATTACGGAAACCACGCCATTAATTATTGTCGTTTTCCAACCAGCCGGCATGCACATTCTTACCGGGTTACCGGTGGACAAATTAAGAGATAGTTTTATAAATACATCAGCCGTTTTCGGAGAAAGTGCTACAATACTCGGAGAAGCGCTTTTGGAGGCATTAACTGATAGTGAAAAGCTCCGGTTATTGGAAAATTTCTTCAGAGAATGGCTGGCACATCATCCAGCTGTTAATGATTTCCCTATTCAGGCCACACTAGATTATATAACTGCACACTATGGCAAAATTTCCATGCAGCAATTAGAAAAAATAAGCGGTTTTACAGAACGGCATATCGAGCGCAAATTCCAGGAATATATTGGTATCGCGCCAAAAAAGTATTGCAATATCATTAAACTACATGCTTACTTAAAATACCTAAAAAGCGCTACCATAAAAAATAAACTTACAGCTTCAGCATATGAAGCGGGTTACGCTGACCAATCCCACCTGATCAGGGAATTTAAAAAACTCACCGGAGCTACGCCTAATACCTACCTGAATAAAACAGGCAAACTAACTTCCAACCTGGTAGAATTCCATACCTGATGGCGATTTGTCGGAATTGTACAATTTTCATAACCCACTGGCATGTAGCTTTGTCCGGATCTTAAAAAATAACATGGACAAACTACGCATCTCTACTGCCCAATTCGAACATAAAAGCGGCGATAAAAGATATAACCTGGATGTAATTGATCAGCTGGCCCGAAAAGCGTCGGCTGAGGGATCAGCTGTAATTGCCTTTCATGAATGTTCTATTACCGGATATACTTTTGCCCGGCGTCTTACAAAAATACAGATGCTTGAATTGGCCGAATTTGTTCCTGGTGGTGAAAGTACTTTGAAACTGGTCGAAATTGCCCGGAAAAACAATATTGTTATCCTGGCCGGACTATTTGAAAAAGACGCCGATGATAATTTATACAAAGTTTATATCTGTGTGGACAAAAGCGGGATGATCGCCAAATTCAGGAAACTTCATCCATTCATTAATCCATATTTACTGCCAGGTGACAGCTATTGCGTGTTCAATATCCATGGTTGGAAATGTGGGATACTGATCTGTTATGATAATAATATCATCGAAAATGTGCGTGCTACCAGGCTGCTGGGTGCCGAGATCGTTTTCATGCCGCATGTCACTATGTGTACACCATCTACCAGGCCGGGTGCAGGTTTTGTGGATTCGAAACTATGGGAAAACAAGGAAACCGATCCCACTTCATTACGACTGGAATTTGATGGTATGAAAGGCCGGGAATGGCTCATGAAATGGCTGCCGGCCCGGGCCTATGACAATGCTATTTATGCTATTTTTTCCAACCCGGTAGGCATGGATGATGACCAGCTGAAAAATGGTTGTTCCATGATCATCGATCCTTTTGGGGATATACTTGCAGAGTGTAGGTCATTTGAAAATAGTTTTGTTACAGCAACACTAACAAAGGAAAAACTTACACAAGCCGGCGGGTACCGGTATATCAAAGCAAGGCGTCCCGAACTGTACAAAGAAATTATTGGGCAGGAGCACCAGTCAGAACAAAAGGTGGTCTGGCTTAATGCATTTCCACCGCAGGAACCAACGGCAGAATGATACTGCTTGGTCGTTGTCCGCCGTGATGAATTGACTGTTGGGCAACCCTTAGCTTTGCACTGTTTCCCAATGGCTCTCCTGTATTAGGATTCCTGTCAAACTGCGGAAAATTACTGGATGTGATGTCTACCCGGATCCTGTGCCCCGGTTGAAATACATTGGCCGTGCCCGTTAGTTCAATCTCATATTCATACACCTGGTTGGGCGTTAATAATTTTGTTTTATCGAGTCCTTCCCGGAACCGGGCACGTAATATCCCTTCCGACACAGGCATTGCTGTTCCATCAGGATAAACATCCACCAGTTTGATCATCCAGTCGGTATCAGGCCCGTCTGTCGCAGCAAATAATTTCATTTTAATGGGGCCGGCAACAGTAAGCGGCGTGTTTAAAAATGCTGAAGTATACACCAGCACATCTTCACGGCGCTCAATCGGTCGCTGATCCGTCGGGCCCGCATCTGTAGGTGTTCCGCAACAATTGTTCCCGCCTAAAGTGGTAACCGGAGATTTCGGATCATAGGTATATTTATCAACACCACCAGTTTTTGGCGCATCGAAACTCAACTGTCCATCGCCCCTCACTGAATTGGCATTCCCGCTACTGGCCAGGTACAAATTTTTATACTGGGTGCCTGGTATAGGGTAATCCTTTTCACTACGCCATTTATTGATGCCCATATAAAACAATTGCACGGGGTCTTCCTTGTCCAACCCGTTATTGATGCCCTTTAAATGGAAATCGAAGAACATCAGCTCGCGGTCAAACATCTTCATATTAGCCACCGGACCAAAATCAACACCGCCGAAGGACTGGCTGGGACCATGGCCCCATGGACCAATGATCATCCGTGCACCTGCACGGGCTTCCGGGGTGGCGCCCTTGTTCTTCATGCCCATATAACCATTGATCGTACCCATTAAAAAGATATCAAACCAGCCACCATAGGTATGCGTGGGCACAGTCATTTTATTAAAGCGTTCTTCATCACTGATGGACTTCCAATATTCATCATAGCTTTCATGCTTGATCCAGTCCCGGTAATGTTTAACAGCGTATCCTGCACTTTGCAGGTCGCCATCTTTTAGCGGCAGGTACCGGAGAATATTTTCATATTTCAATTCCTCTGGAGTATAGGCTTCAGTATGCCAATATTGTGGCAACATGATCCGGTTAGGCATCCGCACAACACCCCAGCCATAATTGAAACTCAGCCGGAAGGCTCCGCCCATGGTGATCCAGTTGGCGTAAATATTGGTACTCGCAACGCCAGGAAATGCGCAGACCAAATGAGGGGGTGCCTGGCTCATGGCTGCCCACTGGTTATGACCCAGGTAACTGCCACCCTGCATCCCGATCTTTCCATTCGAAAAAGGCTGTGCCGCCGCCCACTCAATTACATCGTAGCCATCCTTTGCTTCATCACGGAATGGCTCCCAAAGGCCTTCACTCTCATAACGACCACGCACATCAGCAAATACTACAGCATAGCCTTGCTGGGCAAATCGGATCTTATCCTGGTGACCACCGTCACGTTGCACCCCGTAACAAGTACGGATAACAATCGTAGGGTATTTCCCGGGTGCAGCCGGAAGGTAGACATCCGCAAACAACTTCACACCATCCCTAAGTGTAATAGCTTTGTACCGTTCAATGCGGATCTCATTTTTGATGTTGCCAGCCTGGGCAAAGGAGGTATTGCCGGTGAACAGAAATCCGGACAACAGGAATGCAAACAGGTATTTCATACTCTTTCAATTACCAGTAATATACAATTTACTGTTTTTAAAGCCTAGCTTTAATATGGATTCAAGGCAAAGGTCAGTAATCTATAAATAAACGCTTATGTGTTTTTCCGCCACTGCCAGCTTTGGTGCTGGTATCGTTCTTTCAACGATCGGGGTAGCTTCATTAAAAAAAGTCACACAACCTACCCAGAAATTCTTCGCCAGTATCCCATTGCTTTTTGCACTGCAACAAATCTCAGAAGGATTCTTATGGCTTTCACTGACCAATCCCAAATACGCCGGACTCCAGGCATTTACTACCTATACCTTCCTGTTCTTTGCACAGGTAATTTGGCCAACCCTGGTTCCCCTGAGTACCTGGCTGCTCGAAAAAAAATCCCAACAAAAACAAATACAGAAAATATTATTGGCCATCGGTATAATTGTATCTCTTTACCTCGCCTATTGCCTGTTGAGCTACCCGGTTTCTGCCAGCATTGAAGGATACCATATTGCTTACCAGCAAAATTACCCGGCAACACTATATAATTATGGCGCTGTACTCTATATATTGGCTACCATAGCCCCAACACTTTTTTCTTCATTGACACGGATGTGGTGGTTGGGTGCAGCCATCCTGGTCTCATACATCATCACTAAAATTTATTATACAGATTATTTTATTTCAGTCTGGTGCTTCTTTGCTTCTGTGATCAGCATTGCAGTATATATTGTGATAATAGAATTGAACAAACCTTCCGAAGATTTTAATTTGTCCACAGAACAATGGCCAGTGATCCATTAGAAAATACTGCCTGAGCATGAACAAAACAATCTATACAATTGGATATTGGTCCGGGCTTTTCGCATTCCTTGCTACAGTTGCCTTTACAATTGTCCAGGCACTGCAGCTCATCAGGGTTTTGGAATATCCATATGACGAGATCCTGATCTATGGATTTTCACTTTGCATCGTTTTTCCCTTTATGATTGAAATGCTTGCACTTCATCATATAACCACACCAGGTAAAAAATTCTGGAGTCATGGGGCATTGCTCTTTACTGTTATGTATGTAATATTCGTTACCAGTAA comes from Flavihumibacter fluvii and encodes:
- a CDS encoding CocE/NonD family hydrolase — translated: MKYLFAFLLSGFLFTGNTSFAQAGNIKNEIRIERYKAITLRDGVKLFADVYLPAAPGKYPTIVIRTCYGVQRDGGHQDKIRFAQQGYAVVFADVRGRYESEGLWEPFRDEAKDGYDVIEWAAAQPFSNGKIGMQGGSYLGHNQWAAMSQAPPHLVCAFPGVASTNIYANWITMGGAFRLSFNYGWGVVRMPNRIMLPQYWHTEAYTPEELKYENILRYLPLKDGDLQSAGYAVKHYRDWIKHESYDEYWKSISDEERFNKMTVPTHTYGGWFDIFLMGTINGYMGMKNKGATPEARAGARMIIGPWGHGPSQSFGGVDFGPVANMKMFDRELMFFDFHLKGINNGLDKEDPVQLFYMGINKWRSEKDYPIPGTQYKNLYLASSGNANSVRGDGQLSFDAPKTGGVDKYTYDPKSPVTTLGGNNCCGTPTDAGPTDQRPIERREDVLVYTSAFLNTPLTVAGPIKMKLFAATDGPDTDWMIKLVDVYPDGTAMPVSEGILRARFREGLDKTKLLTPNQVYEYEIELTGTANVFQPGHRIRVDITSSNFPQFDRNPNTGEPLGNSAKLRVAQQSIHHGGQRPSSIILPLVPAVEMH
- a CDS encoding P1 family peptidase, with the protein product MFISPAGLMAQDKKRARDYGIKIGVMQTGPLNSITDVAGVKVGHTTLVKADSVRTGVTVIVPYEGNIFQQKVPAAIYVGNGFGKLAGSTQVNELGNLETPIALTNTLNVATAMEALIGYTLAQPGNENVASVNAVVGETNDGYLNDIRGRHVTKADVLLALQNAKGGKVPEGNAGAGTGTVCFGFKGGIGTSSRKLPVSLGGYTVGVLVQSNFGGALQVDGVPVGEELGKFSFSNQLLNNVDGSCMIIVATDAPLDHRNLLRLAKRALLGMGKTGGIASNGSGDYVIAFSTSPALRVPHQSDKPTQNTPVLQNEETSPLFMAVIEATEEAIINSLFTASSMIGRNGNAVEALPLDKVLPIIKKYKNPKHDN
- a CDS encoding DUF6629 family protein, whose protein sequence is MCFSATASFGAGIVLSTIGVASLKKVTQPTQKFFASIPLLFALQQISEGFLWLSLTNPKYAGLQAFTTYTFLFFAQVIWPTLVPLSTWLLEKKSQQKQIQKILLAIGIIVSLYLAYCLLSYPVSASIEGYHIAYQQNYPATLYNYGAVLYILATIAPTLFSSLTRMWWLGAAILVSYIITKIYYTDYFISVWCFFASVISIAVYIVIIELNKPSEDFNLSTEQWPVIH
- a CDS encoding nitrilase family protein, which codes for MDKLRISTAQFEHKSGDKRYNLDVIDQLARKASAEGSAVIAFHECSITGYTFARRLTKIQMLELAEFVPGGESTLKLVEIARKNNIVILAGLFEKDADDNLYKVYICVDKSGMIAKFRKLHPFINPYLLPGDSYCVFNIHGWKCGILICYDNNIIENVRATRLLGAEIVFMPHVTMCTPSTRPGAGFVDSKLWENKETDPTSLRLEFDGMKGREWLMKWLPARAYDNAIYAIFSNPVGMDDDQLKNGCSMIIDPFGDILAECRSFENSFVTATLTKEKLTQAGGYRYIKARRPELYKEIIGQEHQSEQKVVWLNAFPPQEPTAE
- a CDS encoding DUF1801 domain-containing protein, giving the protein MSSFAHTNYIMKAKSTQISDQEQVSQHIQKLEPALAVIIEVLRQIILSADKEVGERIKWNNPSFYYTGEMKPFDPKEYKRDIIVMNLFKGRIMLVFPSGAKISEKSGLLEGDYTDGRRTMVLKDLDDVLAKQKQLQHLIRAWIKLVDQ
- a CDS encoding HAD family hydrolase → MSIRNIIFDFGGVLVDWNPRHLYKKVFSDEAVMEDFLANICTDEWNLEQDRGRPLAEGTKLLQLQFPEHHDTIGLFYGQWEQMLKGAIQDNVDVLLALKEKYPVYGLTNWSAETFPVALERFSFFEVFDGIVVSGTEKMIKPDKQFFQVLLDRYKLQAEHSLFIDDNAKNIKAAEEMGFTTIHLKEDTRLQEEIKNLGL
- a CDS encoding AraC family transcriptional regulator — its product is MQVAASEELSPYIKHFLFLEGKGSPVSKFRLFSDGTTGLVFSQKSKLRYSSAKNDHWDDLPHSFLYGQITSFKEICITETTPLIIVVFQPAGMHILTGLPVDKLRDSFINTSAVFGESATILGEALLEALTDSEKLRLLENFFREWLAHHPAVNDFPIQATLDYITAHYGKISMQQLEKISGFTERHIERKFQEYIGIAPKKYCNIIKLHAYLKYLKSATIKNKLTASAYEAGYADQSHLIREFKKLTGATPNTYLNKTGKLTSNLVEFHT
- a CDS encoding SBBP repeat-containing protein, with amino-acid sequence MKKMLFILFLAIGTVALHAQPLNFKWADQFKVLQAGTDKTSVVDVQGNVYVTGTFNGTVDFDPGPGVFSLTAPIDNGTIVGGDMFITKLSAGGELLWVKQITGKTCVTGGLSIAVDTKGNVYTTGTVYSTNGLPGAEVDFDPGPGKYNMKITSKSYDAFISKLDGCGNFIWVKQISGIGSDRAVGKSITIDAQDNIYLLGDFAGTNIDFDPGPNLFRLSTNVDVQRIVVCKLDAAGNFAWARQMEPILFGNTIFGAKGNSIAVDENGNSYITGIFVGEIDFDPGPQKTILSANTTYGNSYIVKLDTYGNLVWAKQAGKMTSSRVYGSSIAVDHGGNVYTAGNFNGTADFDPGPGEYNMSNSSITHQSIYIFKLDKKGEFIWARQMGDTSLSMDVAITLDPVGNVYAAGNFSGEIDIDPGPRIHPLRASGLRDVFVAKLDPGGDFLWAEKWGGKGNADAYGLSLGIDGGMNIITTGTFLHTIDFDPASPVVDLTSAGNSAIFVHKMSPCEQNTYSTITVTECSSFLLNCKQYTASGRYTQTLLNAAGCDSIITLNLTVVNPMDTVSVTACNAYNWHGRNFTESGYYTDTLKAVSGCDSIITLDLSVGKTTYTELDAKICIGQDFSGYSTSGSFTDTLVAVNGCDSIRTIHLVVFPKPVPELGPDRSLCVGDTIRLFPGQFDQYKWQDGTVSSGYVVQKSGLYSVEVKDSCGSGFDEILVGDGICDIYFPSAFSPNHDGKNDIFRLISAKQLDEFSLAVYNRWGQVVFESRDRNAGWDGRFLGKLADNGIYLWFCRFKEPGSADNTVMKGTVNLVR